The following nucleotide sequence is from Paenibacillus odorifer.
TTTCAATGAAACGATTACAAGGAGGATATCTGCATGTCGCAATCATCTTTTAAAAAAGAAACTATGGGTAGCCGGCTGTTTACTATTGTAAATACCACACTGCTTACACTCATTGCCCTAGCCTGTCTTTTACCCTTTGTCAATGTGTTTGCCAGTTCCTTTGCTTCAACACAGGAGGTAGTAGAAAAAAGCTTCATCCTGTTCCCGACGACATTCTCTTTGGATGCTTACCGTTATATACTGTCAACGCCTACTATCTTTAAAGGGCTTGGCGTATCCATCGGTGTAACCTTAGTGGGTACAGTTGTTAGTATGGTTCTTACCTCTTTAATGGCTTATGGATTATCTAGAAAATATCTGTACGGAAGAGATTTTATCAATTTCGTAATCGTGTTCTCCATGCTCTTCAGCGGAGGGATGATCCCTACTTTCCTAGTAGTTAAATATTTCGGGTTAATCGATTCCTACTGGTCCATGATCATGCCTGTTGCGATCAATGCTTTTAACCTGATCATTATGCGCAACTTCTTCCAGGCGCTGCCGGAAGGGCTAGAGGAATCAGCCAAGATTGACGGCTCTAATGATTTTGGTGTATTTTTCAAAATCATGCTTCCGCTGGCGATGCCATCTATCGCGACCCTCTCCTTGTTCTACGGGGTAGCTTACTGGAATACTTATATGAGTGCAGTTTTATATATGACGGACTCCACAAAGTGGCCTATACAAGTCCTGCTGCGCCAAATTGTTATCGTCGCCAGCGGGATGCAGGGAGATAATGCTTCTGTTGATATTATCCCACCTGCTCAAACCATCAAGATGGCGGTTATCGTAGTCGCAACCGTTCCAATG
It contains:
- a CDS encoding carbohydrate ABC transporter permease; this translates as MSQSSFKKETMGSRLFTIVNTTLLTLIALACLLPFVNVFASSFASTQEVVEKSFILFPTTFSLDAYRYILSTPTIFKGLGVSIGVTLVGTVVSMVLTSLMAYGLSRKYLYGRDFINFVIVFSMLFSGGMIPTFLVVKYFGLIDSYWSMIMPVAINAFNLIIMRNFFQALPEGLEESAKIDGSNDFGVFFKIMLPLAMPSIATLSLFYGVAYWNTYMSAVLYMTDSTKWPIQVLLRQIVIVASGMQGDNASVDIIPPAQTIKMAVIVVATVPMLLAYPFVQKHFTKGALLGSVKG